The nucleotide sequence CAGAATGGCACATTTCTGCAGTGACCCGTGAATGCACCGTCCTCCTTCCATTCATCTGCACATCGCCTGCGAGTGTGACTGGTTACAAACCACCCTCCTGTCATTTCTACATTAAATACAGCGTGTCGGAGTCGTGCCTCACCGTTGTTCGCTGCGTATCCCCAAGACATGGCGAGACTTTGAATGTGAGAGTTAATGCGGAGCTGTAAATCCGTGTGTAATGAAAGTGTCCCTTCAGAGCAGCCAGTGTCGTCCACCTGACAGCTGCACAGCTTTTATACAGTCCCCTGTGTGCTCCGAGTCTGTCGGGCTGGTGTTGTCCAATGACCGGGAGGAGTTTAGatgcgcagcagcagcagcagtggatcaatgaatctctctctctctctctctcgctcgctctctctctctctctctctctctctctgcagcggTGAATCTTAATTGACGAGCTGTGTATTCAGTCCGTCAACACGCTGAGCGCCTCTGCACGTCTCTGATAACGGGTTTAAGTCGCCTGTTAGGTGAGGAAATAACGGAATTACGCAGCAAGGAGGCTGCAGTTGTGACTGGAAAGGAACTGAAAGTATTGACGTCAAGCAAACCTAGATCCAATGGAAATCCCAATGTTGTGGGATATGCGTGGTAAAGTTAAATGACAGactagaatagaatgcctttatttttctttgtgcaaGACAAAGCAGTGCAACGAAATGAGGAGGTGCTGACCAAGAAGCATTTCAATCAAAGGCAAAAGATCAGATCAATAGATCAGATCAATTCAACATCAAAGGGAAACTCATTCCAGCAGTCTTCCTATTAAAAGCATTGAAAAATGCTTCTATTCCCATATTCCCAAACGGTCCAAGCCCATATTCCCAAGCGGGCCCAAATGGGTTTGGGATTAGGAGTTTGAAAGAAGTATGTATGAACCTGGTATAACAGCAGCTCCTGGAGCAGTGCACCGTTGCCATGGtccaataaaccaaacaaagacgAAGAAGGAATTCCCAAGCTGATGCGCGCTATGTTCACTCCACACCTCGACCTGGTTTTGCAGTAGCTCCGGGAACGGTGCACTGTAGATAGCAGCAGATAACATCTACCGGTCCACGTTCCTGAGCAAGTCAGAGCTCTGTTGGCCTGTTACCCCAACTCATGTGGCCACTTACAGTGGTTACGTTCCCCTCACAAGAGATGAGAACACGGAGAGCATGATCAACTAAGAAAGTGATTAGGAGTCCCAAGATGTCTGAGAAACATTGGTTTGTATGGACAGACAGAGGCAACTCCTTCAGAGAGGCAGAAGTTGCTTCCTGTCACTCAAGCGAGACAGGGGAAGTGGATGAAATGGGAGAGCATAGATTACAGTAAGATCAGCTGGGAGGACCTGTGGGGAATGGAAGCAAGGGGGATCGGCTTTCTGCTAAGATCAACCCATGACATCTTTTCAGATCCTAAACTGAGACCCAAGATGTTAGGGACACACTCAGGTCTGAACAACCTGTGGTGGTTCTACCTCAGAGGCAAAACATCTACTGGTGCTTGGAAGCATACAAGAGATATTCAACATCTTTTGTATGTTCTacaacaaacaaatatacaacCGATAAATACAAGACTAatacttttaatactttgttCAAGTGTACCAGCTATGGTAGAATTAATGTTTGGCTTCATTGCACAATCAGGTTTGGATCCAACCACtttacattcatttatattcactgtGTGCCTTGCTCAATGGTTTTTTTCAGGGTTAGACACAAAGTAGAAACCTTGAGAAAATAAACCACAAAGACCATGATTTGTCTGCAGCAGGTGCAGTGCATCAGTTTCAAATGTATGTGCAGCGGAAAAAAACCCAAGATGAATCAAAAATAGTTTCAGTCATTGCAGTAATCGTATTCTTTTTTGAACAGTTTGATTAGACCTCAGTGCTCAGACTATAATGACATCATAACTTCTACCCATTTAAACCAGAGACAGGCTGAAAGGAATCAGTAGTGCTATGGTGCCACCTGCTGTTGGTTGATGGGACCATGAGGATTGTGGTCAATGACAATCACAAGCAgagatttgactttttttcttttttcttttggtgcTGATGTGAAATCAAACCCAATAAACTCAACACAATGAACATAAATCACATCTTAATCCAAATAAGCGAATCTGCACAAGGATATATATCattcaaatgtcaaaacatGCAACGACTCTACAGGATACTTTGCACAAAATATATCACAAGTGTGTGTATAACATTCTGcgtttattttaaatctgttaaacAAACTATAAAATTATCTATTTTCGTTGTAATAATGGAAAATCAAGATAAGCTGGTTagatattgttttatatttggttTAATTGAACACGGAGTCTGATTAATAGattcaataaatatttattacacGTTGTAAATTTGTAATCGGTTTTAAAAGATAATTCGACTTCCGCTACAAATCACATTtcagaataataatttaatgtaatatttcGGTCACATTTAAATTGTGCTCGGTTCCGTTTATTTCTGCAAAATCAAAATTAACAATACGtttgaataataaatatttcagccgaattataataaaatgtagaaGAATGacgggaggaggaggcggaaTATGACGCAATCTAAGTATGTCGAACGTCGCGCGTTAGTGACGTCACAGAGAGGAAACGTGTGTAGTGCATGAGGATTAAAAACACGAACTGTTCACgatcaggtttgtttttttaatttcttttttatctgtgGTTCAAAGTGATTCAGATCAGTTTCGTCGCGTTGACAACACGTTTCAGTAGAAAACTGAAGAATATTCAAACTGAACAAACGTGTTTACACAGAATCAGCTGACTGACAACATCTGGGCTGTTTCCAGTGTTGTGGTGTGGAGATCATGTTAAGTTGTTCATTCACAGGTTCTGCCACCAGCTTCTCTTAAATCAGGATGTATGATTCATCGCCTTTATCCAGACACTCGTGTTTGTCCTCTGCACTTTTGGTTCCTTCACAGAAGTGAGCTACAGCTTCAGTTTGTTGTGGGCTGACAGCAGTGGAAGGCAGGATGGTCTCCTGAGCAGACGGCTTCACTAAcacttatttttctctttctatctTACCGCTGAAGAAGATGCCTCTCTTTGCCCTCGAGGGCGTGTACTCTCAgggtttgtttctgtttgtgttgcaaaCTCCTGGTTAAAGTCTAGACATTGTTGtgcatgaaaaaatgaaaagaggtgaaaactgaaaaaagtctGCAACGGTTTGTTTGCtctcatgttttcatcatgaaCATCTGAGCCTCCTGAGCATGTTCAAGGGTTTTGATTCACAGATTCAAAGAGTTTTTTAGATTTACAGGTTGCTGataatgtttgctgatatgaggCTTTCATAGACTAGTTTGAAGATatgatgtttttcaaaataaacaatgaagaaTATTGGTATCAGCCTCCAGAAATCTGTATCGTTTGAGTTCTAATTAAGAGCAGTGTTACTAATCAGAGATCTACTGAGTGCTGGAGTCCTGTGGAGAATCTGGAATAATCCAGACATTTTTAGATGAGTGATGAATACAGACTACATGGTAAAGAAATTCACGTCTACATTGACTTTTGTTCTCTGTCCAGGAAACATGGGgaagaataaacaaaaagggaagaaacagaagaacGTCTTTCGAGTGGCGAACAAGCAGTCGAAGAATAAGAACAAAACCAAACCCGTCACGACGACACTCAAACACGTAAATTCTCCCCTCTGCTCTTTTTTGTCTCCTTCGTGAACAGtttgtgatttgttgtgtttgttgcacCTGCTCCAGCATCATGTGTGATTTCACAGATCAATGCGGTGAAAAATGAGAAGGTGGAGAGCCTCAATCAAATGTTTACACAAGTCCAGAGGGACGTTCAGAGCGTTTCCAAGTCTGTTGCTCCAGaaccaaagaaacaaacacaggtaAGAGGAGGAAACTGGACATTTCAAACTAAACCCTCTtgatataattaataataataacataaatacTTCTATTTTCTTATATCGAGTAAACCTCTGTCTCATATTTTATTGACTGCGGGACACTGTTCAAacccactgtttgtattggatCATGATTTATTTCCGTTTGCTGCGTAACGTaaacaaaactttaaacatCTCATCTTTGAACACGATTTGCACACAATAATGAAGAcagcaactcccatgatcccacgctgcttatCGACATCATCGCACTGGGTATTTTGATTAAGAGACCCTTAGCAACCGAAGTCACACATCATAcgtgcttctctttgtctcttcagGTCGTCAGGGAGCCGCCTAAGGAATCTGTGAATGTGGACAATGCTGCTCAGCTTTTCTCTCAGCTGTGATGGACCCAGAGAAAAGGACTGTGATGAATTACATTCATGGAAGAGTTGAGCCGCTTCTCTTtgctcattttcagtttttgaagTCAGGTctcagaggagctgctggtttACTTCCAGTGTAATTTGGCTTTTTCATGCCAACACAGACTCTGCAGACGAgtctgaaaagagaagaggtgCGGTTTAATTTAATCATCCTGTGTTTCCTGTGCGAAGAATTCACTTAACGAGTCTGAGTATTAGTGATATTGTTTCAGAATTACAT is from Paralichthys olivaceus isolate ysfri-2021 chromosome 17, ASM2471397v2, whole genome shotgun sequence and encodes:
- the rbis gene encoding ribosomal biogenesis factor isoform X1, encoding MRIKNTNCSRSGNMGKNKQKGKKQKNVFRVANKQSKNKNKTKPVTTTLKHINAVKNEKVESLNQMFTQVQRDVQSVSKSVAPEPKKQTQVVREPPKESVNVDNAAQLFSQL
- the rbis gene encoding ribosomal biogenesis factor isoform X2 — its product is MGKNKQKGKKQKNVFRVANKQSKNKNKTKPVTTTLKHINAVKNEKVESLNQMFTQVQRDVQSVSKSVAPEPKKQTQVVREPPKESVNVDNAAQLFSQL